The Streptomyces europaeiscabiei genome window below encodes:
- a CDS encoding carbohydrate ABC transporter permease, translating into MTTMPTSTIAGQGTKERDAAGPRPAARRHSSPRRSARGRQTRAAWTLAAPFLALFLAFMLLPVAWSMLMSLTDTKSADLRTPLSVSFTGFDNYVRLFQDPQFFTALTNTGVFVLVGLPLTLAAGLAAAVALDRGIRRFRAVFRVGFYLPVITSVVAVAVVWKTLLEPQAGLANTALAWFGIDGPAWLADTRFALPVMILMAVWRNLGTVMIIMLAGLQSVPQSLMEAAELDGAGAWQRFWRVTFPLLRPALLLTAVTTGIGYLQFFDEPFVMTDGGPLDSTLSATLYAYKQFGNGNYDMASAAGYVVFVLIIALTVLQFRVLRDKD; encoded by the coding sequence ATGACAACCATGCCCACGAGCACCATCGCCGGGCAGGGCACCAAGGAACGCGACGCCGCCGGCCCGCGGCCGGCGGCCCGCCGCCACTCTTCGCCGCGGCGCTCCGCGCGGGGCCGCCAGACCCGCGCCGCGTGGACCCTCGCCGCCCCGTTCCTCGCCCTGTTCCTCGCCTTCATGCTGCTGCCGGTCGCCTGGTCGATGCTGATGAGCCTGACCGACACCAAGAGCGCCGACCTGCGCACCCCGCTGAGCGTGTCGTTCACCGGTTTCGACAACTACGTACGCCTCTTCCAGGACCCGCAGTTCTTCACCGCCCTGACCAACACGGGCGTGTTCGTCCTGGTCGGCCTGCCCCTGACCCTGGCCGCCGGGCTCGCCGCGGCGGTCGCCCTCGACCGCGGCATCCGCCGCTTCAGGGCCGTCTTCCGGGTCGGCTTCTACCTCCCGGTGATCACCAGCGTCGTGGCCGTCGCCGTGGTGTGGAAAACCCTCCTCGAACCCCAGGCGGGCCTGGCGAACACCGCCCTCGCCTGGTTCGGGATCGACGGCCCGGCCTGGCTGGCCGACACCCGGTTCGCCCTGCCCGTCATGATCCTCATGGCCGTGTGGCGCAACCTGGGCACCGTCATGATCATCATGCTGGCGGGCCTGCAGTCCGTGCCCCAGTCCCTCATGGAGGCGGCCGAACTCGACGGCGCCGGGGCCTGGCAGCGGTTCTGGCGGGTCACCTTCCCCCTCCTGCGCCCCGCCCTCCTCCTCACCGCCGTCACCACCGGCATCGGCTACCTGCAGTTCTTCGACGAGCCGTTCGTCATGACCGACGGCGGCCCGCTGGACTCCACCCTGTCGGCCACGCTGTACGCCTACAAACAGTTCGGCAACGGCAACTACGACATGGCATCGGCGGCCGGCTACGTCGTCTTCGTCCTGATCATCGCTCTCACCGTGCTGCAGTTCCGCGTGCTGCGGGACAAGGACTGA
- a CDS encoding TetR family transcriptional regulator: protein MSESTPNGERQPRTGKSLKAQQRRQEILRIAMDTFAARGYNNASLQEIADRAGVTQAGVLHYFRSKAQLLTSVLDLRDATDIEQLGPDRPRGLAFLRHLVDTVRRNTEREGIVRLYAVLSAESVTEGHPAQDFFRDRYAGLRTMVSEALAEASELGETRPGLDVEEAATAIVAVMDGLQIQWLLAPGSVDMAASTDRVITALLADLSDLPT from the coding sequence ATGAGCGAGAGCACGCCGAACGGGGAGCGGCAGCCCCGCACAGGGAAGAGCCTCAAGGCCCAGCAGCGACGGCAGGAAATCCTGCGGATCGCCATGGACACCTTCGCCGCACGCGGCTACAACAACGCATCCCTGCAGGAGATCGCCGACCGGGCCGGCGTCACCCAGGCCGGTGTCCTGCACTACTTCCGCTCCAAGGCCCAGCTGCTCACCAGCGTCCTGGACCTGCGCGACGCCACCGACATCGAACAGCTCGGCCCCGACCGCCCCCGGGGCCTGGCCTTCCTGCGCCACCTCGTCGACACCGTCCGCCGCAACACCGAACGCGAAGGCATCGTCCGGCTGTACGCCGTGCTCTCGGCGGAGAGCGTCACCGAGGGCCACCCCGCCCAGGACTTCTTCCGCGACCGCTACGCCGGTCTGCGCACCATGGTCTCCGAAGCCCTCGCCGAAGCCTCCGAACTCGGCGAGACACGGCCCGGCCTCGATGTCGAAGAGGCGGCCACGGCGATCGTCGCCGTCATGGACGGCCTCCAGATCCAGTGGCTGCTGGCGCCGGGATCCGTCGACATGGCCGCCTCCACGGACCGTGTCATCACCGCGCTGCTTGCCGACCTCAGCGACCTACCGACCTGA
- a CDS encoding extracellular solute-binding protein produces the protein MRSTRPTTRTLQIACATVAAALLATGCGRSDDSADADAPTKISSGKAKGKLVMWSMGDKADKDLQGLAKKFEQQNPDVSVQITAVPWDAAHEKLTTSIAGGNTPDLSLIGSTWMAEMASMNGFQATPASFESSAFFPGQWDTTKYKDTSYGVPFTADTSVIYYRTDITTKAGIKGAPAADWDGYLKDLKAIQATAGKANPKLRHATQLQTGFNSWLFWLPLVWQQGGDIYDAGTKKFTFDSPEVTKALEAYDDIFKDGLSPNDKTDSGQNFQNGLIGTVQQGASTGGNLHLNAPELDSKWKTMPLPQGEQAAGLAGGSDLAVFKDAKNADAAWKFVKFLTDAKNLADYADATGNLPAVVQSWSEGKLGENEDMEAFETQLKVTKAPPAITTWQQIADTIDSELEKLAYGKATVAETQKTLQSKATGIGTGR, from the coding sequence ATGCGAAGCACCCGTCCCACCACCAGAACGCTCCAGATAGCCTGCGCCACCGTCGCCGCCGCCCTGCTGGCCACCGGCTGTGGCCGCAGCGACGACTCCGCGGACGCCGACGCCCCGACGAAGATCAGCAGTGGCAAGGCCAAGGGCAAGCTGGTCATGTGGTCCATGGGCGACAAGGCCGACAAGGACCTACAGGGCCTGGCGAAGAAGTTCGAGCAGCAGAACCCGGATGTGTCGGTCCAGATCACGGCCGTGCCGTGGGACGCCGCGCACGAGAAGCTCACCACCTCGATCGCCGGCGGCAACACCCCCGACCTGTCGCTGATCGGCTCCACGTGGATGGCCGAGATGGCCTCCATGAACGGCTTCCAGGCCACCCCGGCCTCGTTCGAGTCGTCCGCGTTCTTCCCCGGCCAGTGGGACACCACGAAGTACAAGGACACCTCCTACGGCGTCCCCTTCACCGCCGACACCTCGGTGATCTACTACCGCACCGACATCACCACGAAGGCCGGCATCAAGGGCGCCCCCGCCGCCGACTGGGACGGCTACCTCAAGGACCTCAAGGCCATCCAGGCCACCGCGGGCAAGGCGAACCCCAAGCTGCGCCACGCCACCCAGCTGCAGACCGGCTTCAACTCCTGGCTGTTCTGGCTGCCGCTGGTGTGGCAGCAGGGCGGTGACATCTACGACGCCGGGACCAAGAAGTTCACCTTCGACTCACCCGAGGTCACCAAGGCCCTGGAGGCCTACGACGACATCTTCAAGGACGGCCTGTCGCCGAACGACAAGACCGACTCCGGCCAGAACTTCCAGAACGGGCTGATCGGCACCGTGCAGCAGGGCGCCAGCACCGGAGGCAACCTGCACCTCAACGCCCCCGAGCTGGACAGCAAGTGGAAGACCATGCCCCTGCCGCAGGGTGAGCAGGCCGCCGGCCTGGCCGGCGGCAGCGACCTGGCGGTCTTCAAGGACGCCAAGAACGCGGACGCCGCCTGGAAGTTCGTCAAGTTCCTCACCGACGCCAAGAACCTCGCCGACTACGCGGACGCCACCGGCAACCTCCCCGCAGTCGTCCAGTCCTGGTCGGAGGGGAAGCTGGGCGAGAACGAGGACATGGAGGCCTTCGAAACCCAGCTGAAGGTCACCAAGGCCCCGCCGGCCATCACGACCTGGCAGCAGATCGCCGACACCATCGACAGCGAGCTGGAGAAGCTCGCCTACGGCAAGGCCACCGTCGCCGAGACGCAGAAGACCCTGCAGTCCAAGGCCACCGGCATCGGCACCGGCCGCTGA
- a CDS encoding glycoside hydrolase family 32 protein has translation MSVSRRTLLLAGGTAATLLPLGGILPAAQAAAPSAAGATPAAAPIPDPTPVTGTWTRTLDGGQKATAGRRGPALALSEQQLAAKGRYAARVTPQSASSVGALVFRAALDGSTGYVVALDPGRARIRLYDLAGGDTLATAPLSGARAGKPYDLEVAVDGPGLTVRVDGKRLLHTEDHRHDTGSVGLLAQAGKVTFGPPSLSSVTTNLTGWTTSGGTWTAGPLGWRAAPTQGATARAITTTRTYDTALQADLLLHDASATASLLVRTDARATHGYGVQVDAKQGKLRLYRIDGDVTLGTYAATIKADTVYRLRVEADGTELRVHWQTNFLSPDGYSPVITAQDSTHTKGRLAVTASAGEVSFENIAAADLATGLQGWRARSGTWTPDLRGIRGENGLRTAPFTDGDLVARADITPGDRSSSAGLVLRASANGSGGYEARLEAGRDAVVLLDRSSGTRLASASGPVRRITADGTYRVEARAKGRTIEVYVDGVRALKTRVSRTKGAAFGTAAAHGTSYFQNVEVRGTADHFTEPYRPTYHYSQLTGSTSDPCGLLHHDGEYHLFHQDEGRWAHAVSTDLVHWQPLPIALPWNAYGHCWTGCAVVDTDDTSGLFDGGSGLLAYYTSYHPDKPGGNAGVRIAYSKDKGRSWQLHGGSTPAVQNPGGPDAGWTFRDPKVIRDEAHDQWLMVVSGGDHIRFFTSTGLLTWTHVSSFGYGDWATPGVWECPDFFPLPVDGDKGKVKWVLTLSTGAVRATDGSAAQYFTGEWNGTGFTPDQKAGTVLRADSGRDYYAAMSFYGLPDDRRVWLGWMSNWDYPFSAPTGAWKGQLSTPRELTLTDTTDGVRLAQRPVPELTTLRTSTKTRKDLSVGPGSANPLAGVTGTAYEVEAEITLGTAEEIGFRLRTDTDRHTTVGYDTEAEELFVDRSASGLSDFTQYFAGRTTAPMKPTDGRVTLRVYVDSSSVEAFGADGQAAVTSLIFPGPDADGMAFYAKGGTAHIESLKVHRLDSTFRLVDRVKPLVAAPTGGEFRSDLGNLTITPAGRWSTSGAGRAGTFDKDSNAISARTATDLDLTTLVRLGGPDPDTGGALSLLWRASSDGADAYCLNIDPDLRVIRLVAKANGFFDDGAALARVPALLRRGTTYPVRVSAEGDRIQVFLNGKRIIDVTDTRYTSGHIGLNVFGGRATYQDTYVKQL, from the coding sequence ATGAGCGTGTCCCGTCGTACCCTCCTGCTCGCCGGAGGAACCGCCGCCACCCTGCTGCCTCTCGGAGGCATCCTCCCCGCAGCGCAGGCCGCCGCCCCGAGCGCCGCCGGAGCGACCCCCGCCGCCGCCCCGATCCCCGACCCCACCCCCGTCACCGGCACCTGGACCCGCACCTTGGACGGCGGCCAGAAGGCGACCGCCGGCCGTCGCGGGCCCGCCCTCGCCCTGTCCGAGCAGCAACTCGCGGCCAAGGGCAGGTACGCGGCCCGCGTCACGCCCCAATCCGCGTCCTCCGTAGGCGCGTTGGTGTTCCGGGCAGCCCTCGACGGCTCGACCGGATACGTGGTCGCCCTCGACCCCGGCCGCGCCCGCATACGGCTCTACGACCTGGCCGGCGGCGACACACTCGCCACCGCTCCACTGTCGGGCGCGCGGGCCGGAAAGCCCTATGACCTTGAAGTGGCGGTCGACGGACCCGGGCTGACGGTGCGTGTCGACGGCAAGCGGCTCCTCCACACCGAGGACCACCGCCACGACACCGGCTCGGTGGGCCTGCTCGCCCAGGCCGGCAAGGTCACCTTCGGCCCGCCTTCCCTCTCCTCGGTCACCACCAACCTCACCGGCTGGACCACGAGCGGCGGCACCTGGACGGCCGGTCCGCTGGGCTGGCGCGCGGCCCCGACCCAGGGAGCCACCGCCCGCGCCATCACCACGACCAGGACGTACGACACCGCGCTCCAGGCCGACCTGCTCCTGCACGACGCTTCCGCCACCGCCTCACTGCTGGTGCGCACCGACGCCAGGGCCACGCACGGCTACGGCGTCCAAGTCGACGCGAAGCAAGGCAAGTTGAGGCTCTACCGCATCGACGGCGACGTCACCCTCGGCACCTACGCGGCCACCATCAAGGCCGACACGGTCTACCGCCTGCGCGTCGAAGCCGACGGCACCGAACTGCGCGTGCACTGGCAGACCAACTTCCTCTCTCCCGACGGCTACAGCCCCGTCATCACCGCCCAGGACTCCACCCATACGAAGGGCCGACTCGCCGTCACGGCATCGGCCGGCGAGGTGTCCTTCGAGAACATCGCCGCCGCCGACCTCGCCACCGGCCTCCAGGGCTGGAGGGCCCGCTCCGGCACCTGGACCCCGGACCTGCGCGGCATCCGCGGCGAGAACGGCCTGCGCACGGCCCCCTTCACCGACGGCGACCTGGTGGCGAGGGCCGACATCACACCCGGCGACCGCTCCTCCTCGGCCGGCCTCGTCCTGCGCGCGTCCGCGAACGGCTCCGGCGGCTACGAAGCCCGCCTGGAAGCCGGCCGCGACGCCGTCGTCCTGCTGGACCGCTCCTCCGGCACCCGCCTCGCCTCCGCCTCCGGCCCGGTCCGGCGCATCACGGCCGACGGAACCTACCGTGTCGAGGCACGCGCGAAGGGCAGGACGATCGAGGTGTACGTGGACGGCGTGCGGGCGCTCAAGACCCGTGTGTCCCGCACCAAGGGCGCCGCCTTCGGCACCGCGGCCGCGCACGGGACGTCGTACTTCCAGAACGTCGAAGTCCGCGGCACCGCCGACCACTTCACCGAGCCGTACCGCCCCACGTACCACTACTCCCAGCTCACCGGCTCCACCAGTGACCCCTGCGGCCTGCTGCACCACGACGGCGAGTACCACCTCTTCCATCAGGACGAGGGCCGCTGGGCGCACGCGGTCAGCACCGACCTCGTCCACTGGCAGCCCCTGCCGATCGCCCTGCCCTGGAACGCCTACGGCCACTGCTGGACCGGCTGCGCGGTCGTGGACACCGACGACACCTCCGGACTCTTCGACGGCGGCTCGGGCCTGCTCGCCTATTACACGAGCTACCACCCGGACAAGCCGGGCGGGAACGCCGGCGTGCGCATCGCGTACAGCAAGGACAAGGGCCGCTCGTGGCAGCTGCACGGCGGCTCGACCCCGGCCGTGCAGAACCCGGGCGGCCCCGACGCCGGCTGGACCTTCCGTGACCCGAAGGTCATCCGCGACGAGGCCCACGACCAGTGGCTGATGGTCGTCTCCGGCGGCGACCACATCCGCTTCTTCACCTCCACCGGCCTCCTCACCTGGACCCACGTCAGCTCCTTCGGCTACGGCGACTGGGCCACGCCCGGCGTCTGGGAGTGCCCCGACTTCTTCCCGCTGCCGGTCGACGGGGACAAGGGCAAGGTGAAGTGGGTCCTCACCCTGAGCACCGGTGCCGTACGCGCCACGGACGGCTCGGCCGCCCAGTACTTCACGGGCGAGTGGAACGGCACCGGCTTCACTCCCGACCAGAAGGCCGGCACGGTCCTGCGCGCCGACTCCGGCCGTGACTACTACGCCGCCATGTCCTTCTACGGCCTGCCCGACGACCGCCGCGTCTGGCTCGGCTGGATGAGCAACTGGGACTACCCCTTCAGCGCCCCGACCGGCGCCTGGAAGGGCCAACTGAGCACCCCGCGCGAACTGACGCTCACGGACACCACCGACGGCGTACGCCTGGCGCAGCGACCGGTCCCGGAACTGACCACCCTGCGCACGTCGACCAAGACCCGCAAGGATCTCTCCGTCGGCCCGGGATCGGCGAACCCGCTCGCGGGAGTCACTGGCACCGCCTACGAGGTCGAAGCCGAGATCACCCTCGGCACCGCCGAGGAAATCGGCTTCCGCCTCCGAACCGACACAGACCGGCACACGACGGTCGGATACGACACGGAGGCGGAGGAGCTGTTCGTGGACCGCTCGGCATCGGGCCTGAGCGACTTCACGCAGTACTTCGCGGGCCGCACGACCGCGCCGATGAAGCCGACCGACGGCCGTGTGACCCTGCGCGTGTACGTCGACTCGTCCTCGGTCGAGGCATTCGGCGCGGACGGACAGGCCGCCGTGACCAGCCTGATCTTCCCCGGCCCGGACGCCGACGGCATGGCCTTCTACGCCAAGGGCGGCACCGCACACATCGAGTCGCTCAAGGTGCACAGGCTGGACAGCACCTTCCGCCTGGTGGACCGGGTGAAGCCGCTGGTGGCCGCCCCGACCGGCGGTGAATTCCGCTCGGACCTCGGCAACTTGACGATCACCCCCGCCGGTCGCTGGTCGACTTCCGGGGCAGGCCGCGCCGGAACCTTCGACAAGGACTCCAACGCGATCTCGGCCCGCACGGCGACGGACCTGGACCTCACCACCCTGGTCCGGCTCGGTGGCCCCGACCCGGACACGGGCGGCGCCCTCTCCCTCCTGTGGCGCGCCTCCTCCGACGGCGCCGACGCCTACTGCCTCAACATCGATCCCGACCTGCGCGTGATCCGCCTGGTCGCCAAGGCCAACGGCTTCTTCGACGACGGTGCCGCCCTCGCCCGCGTCCCGGCCCTACTCCGCCGCGGCACGACGTACCCGGTGCGGGTGTCGGCGGAGGGAGACCGCATCCAGGTGTTCCTCAACGGCAAGCGGATCATCGACGTGACGGACACGAGGTACACGAGCGGACACATCGGCCTCAACGTGTTCGGAGGGAGGGCCACCTACCAGGACACGTACGTGAAGCAGCTGTAA
- a CDS encoding glycoside hydrolase family 32 protein, whose product MTHDLTHPAGSHTAEGLAERAPRDPHRPRFHFTSPGGWLNDPNGLSQWNGVYHLFYQYNPLAAAHHRIHWGHATSTDLVHWTDEPVALVPGSDGPDRDGCWSGVLVDDGGVPTLVYSGRHGEHELPCVARGSADLSHWTKDPANPVITAPPEGVDITAFRDHCVWREGKVWRQLIGSGVRGVGGTAFLYESDDLRTWRYVGPLLTGDALQNRGELDWTGTMWECVDLFRLGEDEDEEAGGTDVLVFSAWDEGTTHHPLYWTGRYQGDTFTPTALHRLDYGGRYFYAPQSTRDEHGRRIMFGWLQEGRTDEANARAGWCGVMSLPRVVTPATDGGLHQAPVPELTELRRERVEVAPCRLADPYTRLPAVRGDQLDIETTLRLAPGATARLVVRETPDGAERTVVEVSRAHDGASGTLRLHREISSLDPTVDTEPRYGELPLDDDGRMDLRVLVDHSALEIFAGGRTLTARIYPTRPDEAVGVGIGADGDVVLERFDAWQMASAFADGSRPLWP is encoded by the coding sequence ATGACCCACGACCTCACCCACCCCGCCGGCAGCCACACCGCCGAGGGGTTGGCCGAACGCGCCCCGCGCGATCCCCACCGCCCCCGCTTCCACTTCACCTCGCCCGGCGGCTGGCTCAACGACCCCAACGGGCTGAGCCAGTGGAACGGCGTCTACCACCTCTTCTACCAGTACAACCCGCTCGCCGCCGCCCACCACCGCATCCACTGGGGCCACGCCACCAGTACCGACCTCGTCCACTGGACCGATGAGCCGGTCGCCCTGGTGCCGGGCTCGGACGGCCCGGACCGCGACGGCTGCTGGTCCGGTGTCCTGGTGGACGACGGGGGAGTGCCCACGCTCGTCTACTCGGGCAGGCACGGTGAGCATGAACTCCCTTGCGTGGCCAGGGGATCGGCGGATCTGAGTCACTGGACCAAGGACCCGGCCAACCCGGTCATCACCGCCCCGCCCGAGGGCGTCGACATCACGGCTTTCCGCGACCACTGCGTGTGGAGGGAGGGGAAGGTCTGGCGCCAGCTGATCGGCTCGGGCGTGCGGGGCGTGGGTGGGACGGCTTTCCTCTATGAGTCCGACGACCTACGTACCTGGCGCTACGTCGGCCCGCTGCTGACGGGTGACGCCTTGCAGAACCGAGGCGAGCTCGACTGGACCGGCACGATGTGGGAGTGCGTCGACCTCTTCCGGCTCGGCGAGGACGAGGACGAGGAGGCCGGCGGCACCGACGTGCTGGTCTTCTCCGCCTGGGACGAAGGCACCACCCACCACCCCCTGTACTGGACCGGCCGATACCAGGGCGACACCTTCACCCCGACCGCCCTCCACCGCCTCGACTACGGCGGCCGCTACTTCTACGCCCCCCAGTCCACCCGTGACGAGCACGGCCGCCGCATCATGTTCGGCTGGCTCCAGGAGGGCCGGACGGACGAGGCGAACGCGCGGGCCGGCTGGTGCGGCGTGATGTCCCTGCCGAGGGTCGTCACGCCCGCCACGGACGGCGGCCTGCATCAGGCCCCGGTGCCGGAGCTGACCGAGCTGCGGCGGGAGCGAGTAGAGGTGGCTCCATGCCGGCTGGCCGACCCGTACACCCGGCTGCCCGCCGTACGCGGGGACCAGCTGGACATCGAGACGACCCTGCGTCTCGCTCCCGGGGCGACCGCCCGGCTCGTGGTCCGCGAGACACCGGACGGCGCGGAACGCACGGTCGTGGAGGTGAGCAGGGCGCACGACGGAGCGAGCGGCACCCTCCGCCTGCACCGCGAGATCAGCAGCCTCGACCCGACGGTCGACACCGAACCCCGGTACGGGGAGCTGCCGTTGGACGATGACGGCCGGATGGACCTGCGCGTCCTCGTCGACCACTCCGCACTGGAGATCTTCGCAGGCGGGCGGACCCTCACCGCCCGCATCTACCCCACCCGCCCGGACGAGGCCGTCGGCGTCGGCATCGGTGCCGACGGCGACGTGGTCCTGGAGCGGTTCGACGCCTGGCAGATGGCGTCGGCCTTCGCCGACGGATCCCGGCCGCTGTGGCCGTGA
- a CDS encoding beta-glucosidase — translation MSRPALPDDTELSARVRALDLESKLRLLTGANVWRLPAEPRLGLSSVTMSDGPQGVRGTGEEPGATGLLAPAPSALAATWDTELAERLGTLFATEARRKGVDVVLGPVVNLQRTPVAGRHFEYFSEDPLLTGTLAAALVRGLQSRGVGACLKHFVANDSETDRTRYRSRLDERTLREVYLAPFEQVLAEAEPWSVMAAYSGVDDGTESAPMTENARLLREVLKEEWGFSGPVVSDWAATNSTVASAVGGLDLAMPGPEPLWGHPLVEAVHAGEVDERLIDDKVLRLLRLARHTGRLGEPGQNPVPSAAAPAGPGEDDFSLIREVAARGMVLLRNEADLLPLAPQGIRSVALIGPNAVAPYLQGGGSAYVPAVRTVSFEDGLRAALPEDVHLSVHRGGDSRLRPPYLTDALLTDPDTGAGGVRADHLDADGYRVGGTIRPSGDWSGYGDFGPETHRVALRTVLTLTEPGTHRLEIGCVGRYGVTVDGEEVLSGDDDRGVELILDSTHNNPPLRGIDLEVGPQPRRIALGVDLTVVEPGGYDRFVTAQLRHAPPGATPYEEIAEAAAAAQAADVAVVVVGTNEEVESEGWDRTGLDLPGHQNDLVRKVLAANPRTIVVVNAGAPVLLPWADEAPALLWAWLPGQEAGHALADVLLGRTEPSGRLPWTLPARAEDVPVPDAVPRDGVVDYTEGVHIGHRAWDKGGLVPAFPFGHGLGWARWTYESVTLSPSPVSAILPSPAGGGGLKLTVELTNTEPRVGREVVQVYLEPPRDGLDRPVRLLAGFATVQAAPGARVTAEVHVPARAFQIWDSEARAWRMPPGRYRLHVGRSSRDPRLAAEVTVDEGCLRPAG, via the coding sequence ATGAGCCGCCCTGCCCTCCCTGATGACACCGAGCTGTCCGCCCGCGTCCGGGCCCTGGATCTTGAGTCCAAGCTCCGGCTGCTGACGGGCGCGAACGTGTGGAGACTCCCCGCCGAGCCCCGCCTCGGCCTGTCCTCGGTGACGATGTCCGACGGCCCGCAGGGAGTGCGCGGCACCGGTGAGGAGCCCGGCGCCACCGGCCTGCTGGCCCCCGCCCCGAGCGCACTCGCGGCCACCTGGGACACCGAACTCGCCGAGCGGCTGGGGACCCTGTTCGCGACGGAGGCCCGCCGCAAGGGCGTCGACGTCGTCCTCGGTCCGGTGGTGAACCTCCAGCGCACCCCGGTCGCCGGACGGCACTTCGAGTACTTCTCCGAGGACCCGCTGCTCACCGGCACCCTGGCCGCCGCCCTCGTACGCGGCCTGCAGAGCCGGGGCGTGGGCGCGTGCCTGAAGCACTTCGTGGCCAACGACTCCGAGACCGACCGCACCCGCTACCGTTCCCGGCTGGACGAGCGCACCCTGCGCGAGGTCTACCTGGCCCCCTTCGAGCAGGTGCTCGCCGAGGCCGAGCCGTGGAGCGTGATGGCCGCCTACTCGGGCGTCGACGACGGCACCGAGTCGGCGCCGATGACCGAGAACGCCCGGCTGCTGCGCGAGGTGCTGAAGGAGGAGTGGGGTTTCTCCGGGCCCGTGGTCAGCGACTGGGCGGCCACCAACTCGACCGTGGCCTCGGCGGTCGGCGGCCTCGACCTGGCGATGCCCGGACCCGAGCCCCTGTGGGGCCACCCCCTCGTGGAGGCCGTCCACGCGGGCGAGGTCGACGAACGGCTCATCGACGACAAGGTGCTGCGGCTGCTGCGCCTGGCGCGGCACACCGGCCGCCTGGGCGAGCCCGGACAGAACCCGGTGCCGTCGGCCGCCGCCCCGGCGGGCCCCGGAGAGGACGACTTCAGCCTCATCCGTGAGGTCGCCGCCCGCGGCATGGTGCTGCTCCGCAACGAGGCCGACCTGCTGCCGCTGGCGCCGCAAGGCATCCGCAGCGTCGCCCTGATCGGCCCCAACGCCGTTGCGCCGTACCTCCAGGGCGGCGGCAGCGCCTACGTACCGGCGGTGCGCACGGTGTCGTTCGAGGACGGGCTGCGCGCCGCGCTCCCCGAGGACGTGCACCTGTCCGTGCACCGCGGCGGCGACTCCCGTCTGCGCCCGCCGTACCTCACCGACGCGCTCCTCACCGACCCCGACACCGGCGCCGGCGGAGTACGCGCCGACCACCTCGACGCCGACGGCTACCGCGTCGGCGGCACGATCCGCCCCTCCGGTGACTGGAGCGGGTACGGCGACTTCGGACCCGAGACGCACCGCGTCGCACTGCGCACCGTGCTGACTCTCACCGAGCCGGGGACGCACCGCCTGGAGATCGGATGCGTCGGCCGCTACGGGGTGACCGTCGACGGCGAGGAGGTCCTCTCCGGGGACGACGACCGGGGGGTGGAGCTGATCCTCGACTCCACGCACAACAACCCGCCGCTGCGGGGCATCGACCTGGAGGTGGGGCCGCAGCCGCGCCGGATCGCCCTCGGAGTCGACCTCACCGTCGTCGAACCCGGCGGCTACGACCGCTTCGTCACCGCCCAGCTGCGCCACGCCCCGCCCGGCGCCACGCCGTACGAGGAGATCGCCGAGGCTGCCGCGGCGGCACAGGCGGCCGATGTGGCCGTGGTCGTCGTGGGCACCAACGAGGAGGTCGAGTCCGAGGGCTGGGACCGCACCGGCCTAGACCTGCCCGGCCACCAGAACGACCTGGTCCGCAAGGTGCTCGCCGCCAACCCGCGCACGATCGTGGTCGTCAACGCCGGCGCCCCTGTGTTGCTGCCCTGGGCCGACGAGGCGCCCGCCCTGCTGTGGGCGTGGCTGCCGGGCCAGGAAGCCGGGCACGCCCTGGCCGACGTCCTGCTGGGCCGGACCGAACCGTCCGGCCGGCTGCCCTGGACGCTGCCCGCCCGGGCCGAGGACGTCCCCGTACCGGACGCCGTCCCCCGCGACGGCGTCGTGGACTACACCGAAGGAGTCCACATCGGCCACCGGGCCTGGGACAAGGGCGGGCTCGTCCCGGCCTTCCCCTTCGGTCACGGACTTGGCTGGGCCCGGTGGACGTACGAGTCCGTAACCCTCTCCCCATCTCCCGTCTCCGCCATTCTGCCCAGCCCCGCAGGCGGAGGCGGGCTCAAATTGACCGTGGAACTGACCAACACCGAGCCCCGGGTCGGCCGTGAGGTCGTCCAGGTCTACCTGGAGCCGCCGCGGGACGGCCTCGACCGGCCGGTGCGCCTGCTCGCCGGCTTCGCGACCGTCCAGGCGGCACCGGGCGCCCGCGTCACAGCCGAGGTACACGTGCCCGCACGCGCCTTCCAGATCTGGGACAGCGAGGCTCGCGCGTGGCGTATGCCGCCCGGCCGCTACCGCCTTCACGTCGGACGTTCCAGCCGTGACCCGCGTCTCGCCGCCGAGGTGACCGTCGACGAGGGGTGCCTGCGCCCCGCAGGGTGA